In Vigna angularis cultivar LongXiaoDou No.4 chromosome 8, ASM1680809v1, whole genome shotgun sequence, one DNA window encodes the following:
- the LOC108343706 gene encoding plant cysteine oxidase 2, translating into MGIEKALAERKGREFCGISRETIASSNSRRNRRRQRKKPPVQMLFETCKVVFASAGTGFVPPPQDIDKLRSVLDGIRPEDVGLRPDMLYFRTSAAQRVPRIQYLHIYECEKFSMGIFCLPPSGVIPLHNHPGMTVFSKLLFGTMHIKSYDWVVDMPPESPNIINPSESQTREMRLAKVKVDADFTAPCNPSILYPEDGGNMHCFTAVTACAVLDVLGPPYSDTEGRHCTYYHNFPFSNFSVDGLSIPEEEKSAYEWLQEREELEDLEVNGKMYNGPKIVES; encoded by the exons ATGGGGATTGAGAAGGCCTTAGCtgagagaaaaggaagagaattTTGTGGAATTTCAAGGGAAACCATTGCCAGCAGCAACTCACGGCGGAACCGGCGGCGGCAGAGGAAGAAGCCGCCGGTTCAGATGCTCTTCGAGACTTGTAAGGTTGTCTTTGCCTCTGCGGGTACAGGCTTTGTCCCTCCCCCTCAGGACATTGACAAGTTGCGGTCAGTTCTAG ATGGAATAAGGCCAGAAGACGTTGGTTTGAGACCTGATATGCTGTATTTCAGGACTAGTGCCGCTCAGAGAGTGCCAAGAATCCAGTACCTGCACATTTATGAGTGTGAAAAGTTCTCG ATGGGAATATTTTGTTTACCACCTTCCGGTGTTATCCCTCTTCACAATCATCCTGGGATGACGGTTTTCAGTAAACTACTTTTTGGTACTATGCACATCAAGTCATATGATTGGGTCGTTGACATGCCTCCTGAATCTCCTAACATCATTAATCCTTCAGAAA GCCAAACTCGTGAGATGAGGCTAGCCAAAGTTAAGGTTGATGCTGATTTCACTGCTCCTTGCAACCCCTCCATCCTTTATCCAGAAGATGGTGGCAACATGCACTGTTTCACAGCAGTGACAGCATGTGCAGTTCTAGATGTGCTTGGTCCTCCATATTCTGACACTGAAGGCAGACACTGCACATACTACCACAATTTTCCTTTTTCCAACTTTTCAG tgGATGGATTATCCATACCAGAGGAAGAAAAGAGTGCTTATGAATGGCTACAAGAGAGGGAGGAACTTGAAGACTTGGAAGTAAATGGAAAAATGTACAATGGTCCAAAGATTGTGGAGAGCTAA
- the LOC108344993 gene encoding uncharacterized protein LOC108344993, translating to MNKLLDFGRKALFYVRVLSGYEERRIRSYRLQLEQRVQQAQARKAAINKEPEKIILSEVRRMVEEMQNLNKKLEETEAAIEDYFKPLDNEAEIIMKMQLQGEERTSEMMMKALEKQASPQQVEAEKNAIMHKVDNSEANLDDSKLMEDEKGLKEMLKELQREVLLEKADAGSSDNMHQSDKSHINLDPASSTTSERS from the exons ATGAATAAGTTGTTAGACTTTGGGAGGAAAGCCCTCTTTTATGTCAGGGTGCTTTCTGGATATGAAGAGCGAAGAATACGATCTTATAGGCTCCAGCTTGAACAACGCGTACAACAG GCCCAAGCAAGGAAAGCAGCCATAAATAAAGAACCTGAGAAGATTATTTTATCTGAGGTTCGTCGAATGGTTGAAGAGATGCAAAATTTGAACAAGAAGCTGGAAGAAACT GAGGCAGCCATTGAAGACTATTTCAAGCCTCTAGACAATGAAGCTGAGATTATAATGAAAATGCAACTACAAGGGGAGGAGAGAACATCAGAGATGATGATGAAGGCATTGGAGAAACAAGCTTCACCTCAGCAAGTTGAAGCAGAAAAAAATGCAATTATGCATAAAGTTGACAACTCTGAAGCCAACCTGGATGATTCTAAGCTGATGGAAGATGAGAAAGGTTTGAAGGAGATGTTGAAAGAATTGCAACGAGAAGTTTTGCTTGAGAAAGCTGATGCAGGAAGTTCTGATAATATGCATCAATCAGACAAGTCTCATATCAATTTGGACCCTGCATCTTCAACCACCTCTGAAAGAAGCTGA